A genomic segment from Bradysia coprophila strain Holo2 chromosome III, BU_Bcop_v1, whole genome shotgun sequence encodes:
- the LOC119077184 gene encoding uncharacterized protein LOC119077184, protein MAFFIALLLFLLPNQSYTAQYRIFSLHTLCSPEKSNTWIESVYHDKDATTIDLHDQPLKSSVLIEHVWDNSSYKHFHHCEFNIRARSKWLQEANSGLFAAIRQLNFRQNTDGECIDYVIFEVNTLTAPTSHKICGTVYEDDDFLDEKNYFEIPGDSLKVVVHIGPHTTQPNKINMKLSFTAFEDCTGSYKFRCTNSKCISDNLYNDLVINCIPPFCTDEPRFYRKCGTSPAIIQPKGHILFIGSALILAIFFISMSWYFLKAYERCYRYFGIGMATENAFLGPTVEYQNVYVPPTTPTTDNTHGEAGSSTDSPPTYDSLFK, encoded by the exons ATGGCATTCTTCATTGctcttttgttgtttttgctgCCCAATCAATCGTATACGGCTCAGTACAGAATAT TCAGCCTTCACACATTATGTTCACCAGAAAAGTCCAACACATGGATTGAAAGTGTTTACCACGATAAAGATGCAACTACGATTGATTTGCACGACCAACCCTTAAAGTCTTCCGTTCTCATCGAACATGTATGGGACAATTCGtcatacaaacattttcatcattGCGAGTTTAACATTAGAGCACGTAGTAAATGGCTGCAGGAAGCAAACAGTGGATTATTCGCAGCAATTAGACAACTAAATTTCCGCCAAAATACAGACGGTGAATGCATTGATTATGTTATCTTCGAAGTGAATACCCTGACAGCGCCGACGAGCCACAAAATCTGTGGTACAGTATACGAGGACGATGACTTTCtagacgaaaaaaattattttgaaataccAGGCGATTCTCTTAAGGTCGTCGTCCACATTGGCCCGCACACTACGCAACCGAATAAAATCAATATGAAACTATCATTTACTGCATTTGAGG ATTGTACCGGATCCTACAAATTTCGTTGTACCAACAGCAAATGCATATCGGATAACCTGTATAACGATTTAGTCATCAATTGCATTCCACCATTTTGTACAGACGAACCGAGATTCTACAGGAAATGCGGCACGAGTCCTGCAATTATCCAACCAAAGGGACACATCTTATTTATTGGTTCCGCGTTGATATTggcaattttcttcatttcaatGTCATGGTATTTCTTGAAGGCATATGAGCGTTGTTATCGATATTTTGGTATCGGAATGGCTACCGAAAATGCTTTTCTTGGTCCTACTGTCGAGtatcaaaatgtttatgttCCACCTACGACACCTACGACTGATAATACACATGGTGAAGCTGGAAGCAGCACGGACAGTCCGCCAACGTATGACTCTTTGTTTAAGTAA